The Streptomyces sp. P9-A4 genome contains a region encoding:
- a CDS encoding response regulator transcription factor → MRPTVAVVDDASLIRESIGLLMPGLDVVAATASVEELVRRGPAVDVVLLDLHLANLERQPDVRQGIAAVRALTRRGYRVCVYSQEERRFVLAACLAAGASGIVSKALPCDRAERLFHEVATGGTVVPQPVVGILEVLVRRDCITLLSERQRQILHGRARGLSYAQVAKRLFVSESTLRGYWYDLTRALSDSLSGLTPGEIERALGLAPGDLLEFWEDGAADRTADRTAWWRIGRPR, encoded by the coding sequence ATGAGGCCCACGGTGGCGGTCGTCGACGACGCCTCGCTGATCCGCGAGTCGATCGGCCTGCTCATGCCCGGTCTCGACGTGGTCGCGGCGACCGCGAGCGTGGAGGAGCTGGTGCGCCGGGGCCCGGCCGTGGACGTCGTCCTGCTCGACCTGCACCTGGCCAACCTGGAACGGCAGCCCGACGTCCGCCAGGGCATCGCCGCCGTCCGCGCGCTGACCCGCCGGGGCTACCGCGTCTGCGTCTACAGCCAGGAGGAGCGCCGTTTCGTGCTCGCCGCGTGCCTCGCGGCGGGCGCGAGCGGCATCGTGTCCAAGGCCCTGCCGTGCGACCGGGCGGAGCGGCTCTTCCACGAGGTCGCCACCGGGGGCACCGTGGTGCCGCAGCCGGTCGTCGGGATACTCGAAGTGCTCGTCCGGCGCGACTGCATCACCCTGCTGAGCGAGCGCCAGCGCCAGATCCTGCACGGCCGGGCCCGGGGGCTGAGCTACGCCCAGGTCGCGAAGCGGCTGTTCGTGAGCGAGTCGACGCTGCGCGGCTACTGGTACGACCTGACCAGGGCGCTGTCGGACTCGTTGAGCGGTCTCACCCCCGGCGAGATCGAGCGTGCCCTCGGTCTCGCGCCGGGCGACCTCCTGGAGTTCTGGGAGGACGGCGCGGCGGACCGGACGGCGGACCGCACGGCGTGGTGGCGCATCGGCCGTCCGCGCTGA
- a CDS encoding sensor histidine kinase — MRIRDGLWRVGDLPTTKAGVERAFSYFTAGVRLGTVAQMVPAVQLGAARSPHASAYVACWGAAALAAVAVSVVTLVRRRPPGTVVSVLDFALACALLVLGPLVLAPGDRFGTWVAFQPGYALSVVITAGGVRGLALWAGSLLGVAVCYLVYLGGEVGGDMISTAVGNVLTYVVYALVARMFFGYTRRIAHDADTSRARAAELARREEERRARVMMHNGVAVMRLLTEQNHGAPRSRLVDQAEVELRRMRSYLRGRGPDGGAGDEARAHDDGAGPSAGLVALVERACDRFADLGIVALLDLGADLRIPAAQAEALERALDSLLLNVRTHAHAHEVVVHLDGGEGWTLSVHDDGVGFDPASVTAGVGLREVVVGELRRRGLGVAIESAVGEGTTVTVRSRAGTETGPAAERDALADAS; from the coding sequence ATGAGGATCCGGGACGGGCTGTGGCGCGTCGGGGACCTGCCCACGACGAAGGCCGGCGTCGAGAGGGCGTTCTCCTACTTCACCGCGGGGGTCCGGCTCGGCACCGTCGCGCAGATGGTTCCGGCGGTTCAGCTCGGCGCGGCGAGGTCCCCGCACGCCTCCGCCTACGTCGCGTGCTGGGGGGCCGCGGCGCTGGCGGCGGTCGCGGTGAGCGTGGTGACGCTCGTGCGGAGACGGCCGCCGGGGACGGTCGTGTCCGTGCTGGACTTCGCCCTGGCCTGCGCCCTGCTCGTCCTCGGGCCCCTGGTGCTCGCGCCGGGGGACCGTTTCGGTACCTGGGTCGCCTTCCAGCCGGGGTACGCGCTCTCCGTCGTCATCACGGCGGGCGGCGTGCGCGGCCTCGCCCTCTGGGCGGGCAGCCTGCTCGGCGTCGCCGTCTGCTACCTGGTCTATCTCGGCGGCGAGGTGGGCGGCGACATGATCTCGACCGCCGTCGGCAACGTCCTGACCTACGTGGTGTACGCCCTGGTCGCCCGCATGTTCTTCGGGTACACCCGCCGCATCGCGCACGACGCCGACACCTCGCGCGCGCGTGCCGCGGAGCTGGCCCGGCGCGAGGAGGAGCGGCGGGCCCGGGTGATGATGCACAACGGCGTCGCCGTCATGCGCCTGCTGACCGAGCAGAACCACGGCGCCCCGCGCAGCCGGCTCGTCGACCAGGCCGAGGTGGAGCTCCGGCGGATGCGCTCCTATCTGCGCGGCCGGGGCCCGGACGGGGGCGCGGGGGACGAGGCGCGGGCGCACGACGACGGCGCGGGCCCGTCGGCGGGGCTCGTCGCCCTGGTCGAGCGGGCGTGCGACCGCTTCGCCGACCTGGGGATCGTCGCGCTGCTCGACCTCGGCGCCGACCTGCGGATTCCCGCCGCGCAGGCCGAGGCCCTGGAGCGCGCCCTCGACAGCCTGCTGCTGAACGTCCGTACGCACGCCCACGCGCACGAGGTGGTGGTGCACCTCGACGGGGGCGAGGGCTGGACGCTGAGCGTGCACGACGACGGCGTCGGGTTCGATCCGGCGTCGGTGACGGCCGGGGTCGGGCTGCGCGAGGTCGTCGTCGGCGAACTGCGCAGGCGGGGTCTCGGCGTGGCGATCGAGTCCGCCGTGGGGGAGGGGACGACCGTGACGGTCCGGTCCCGGGCGGGGACGGAGACCGGTCCCGCGGCCGAACGCGACGCCCTCGCGGACGCGTCATGA
- a CDS encoding peptidoglycan DD-metalloendopeptidase family protein: protein MTETEARHRRGGGQDDPHVPTGVSRRTLLRGAVVGGGALAAGGLVLPTTAYAVPAIYNPFAAYAITGQWDPPNHNGVDFGMAVGTSLPACAAGTIENIPYNGTGGHTVTIHHSDGYRSQYMHLSRFLLANGASVGPGTVVGLSGGAAGADGAGNSTGPHLHWHVINPSGVRVNPLSFGSTPPPVQGEGLTLQKIAGAGGYTGPLDGVPGSRTWLGVQQAVRGYGYTGPLDGAPGGNTYSALQRLAQKGGYGGPVDGVMGTNSWKGVQTVLSRFGYGGPIDGAPGANTWAAFQRLAKLGGYTGPADGVLGTMSWKGMQKVLTGFGYTGPLDGAPGGGTYSALQRMARYGGYTGPVDGVPGTNTWTALARLV, encoded by the coding sequence TTGACCGAGACCGAGGCACGGCACCGTCGTGGCGGCGGCCAGGACGACCCCCACGTCCCGACCGGCGTCAGCCGCCGCACCCTGCTGCGGGGAGCGGTCGTGGGCGGCGGAGCGCTCGCCGCCGGCGGCCTCGTCCTGCCCACCACCGCGTACGCGGTCCCCGCGATCTACAACCCCTTCGCCGCGTACGCCATCACCGGCCAGTGGGACCCGCCGAACCACAACGGCGTCGACTTCGGCATGGCCGTGGGGACCTCGCTCCCCGCCTGCGCCGCCGGAACGATCGAGAACATCCCGTACAACGGCACCGGCGGACACACCGTCACCATCCACCACAGCGACGGATACCGCAGCCAGTACATGCACCTGTCGAGGTTCCTGCTCGCCAACGGCGCCTCCGTGGGCCCCGGGACGGTCGTCGGGCTCTCCGGCGGAGCCGCGGGCGCCGACGGCGCGGGCAACTCGACCGGCCCGCACCTGCACTGGCACGTCATCAACCCGAGCGGCGTCAGGGTCAACCCGCTCTCCTTCGGGTCCACACCGCCCCCGGTCCAGGGCGAGGGGCTGACGCTGCAGAAGATCGCGGGCGCCGGCGGCTACACCGGACCCCTGGACGGTGTCCCCGGCAGCCGGACCTGGCTCGGTGTGCAGCAGGCGGTACGGGGCTACGGCTACACCGGCCCGCTCGACGGCGCGCCCGGTGGCAACACGTACTCGGCCCTCCAGCGGCTGGCGCAGAAGGGCGGCTACGGCGGCCCGGTCGACGGCGTGATGGGCACCAACTCGTGGAAGGGCGTGCAGACCGTCCTGAGCCGGTTCGGCTACGGGGGTCCGATCGACGGCGCTCCCGGCGCCAACACCTGGGCCGCCTTCCAGCGCCTCGCCAAGCTCGGCGGCTACACCGGCCCGGCCGACGGAGTGCTCGGCACCATGTCGTGGAAGGGCATGCAGAAGGTGCTGACCGGCTTCGGGTACACCGGCCCGCTCGACGGCGCGCCCGGTGGCGGCACGTACTCCGCCCTCCAGCGGATGGCCCGGTACGGCGGCTACACCGGCCCGGTCGACGGAGTCCCGGGAACCAACACCTGGACGGCGCTCGCCCGCCTCGTCTGA
- a CDS encoding phosphoribosyltransferase, with translation MSEVRENLTYEGFGLAVRELAQAVADDGYEPDVVLSIARGGVFVAGGLAYALDCKNIHLVNVEFYTGVGTTLEMPVMLAPVPNAIDFSDKKVLIADDVADTGKTLKLVHDFCVDHVAEVRSAVIYEKSHSLVKCEYVWKKTDEWINFPWSVLPPVVKREGQVLDA, from the coding sequence ATGAGTGAAGTACGCGAGAACCTGACGTACGAGGGTTTCGGGCTCGCCGTCCGCGAGCTGGCGCAGGCCGTCGCCGACGACGGTTACGAGCCGGACGTCGTGCTGTCGATCGCCCGCGGCGGTGTCTTCGTCGCCGGCGGGCTGGCCTACGCCCTGGACTGCAAGAACATCCACCTGGTGAACGTGGAGTTCTACACCGGGGTCGGCACGACCCTGGAGATGCCGGTCATGCTGGCGCCCGTCCCGAACGCGATCGACTTCAGCGACAAGAAGGTGCTCATCGCCGACGACGTCGCCGACACGGGCAAGACCCTCAAGCTCGTCCACGACTTCTGCGTCGACCATGTCGCCGAGGTCCGTTCGGCCGTCATCTACGAGAAGTCGCACTCCCTGGTGAAGTGCGAGTACGTGTGGAAGAAGACCGACGAGTGGATCAACTTCCCCTGGTCGGTCTTGCCGCCCGTCGTCAAGCGTGAGGGTCAGGTGCTCGACGCCTGA
- the dcd gene encoding dCTP deaminase — MLLSDKDIRAEIDAGRVRIDPYDESMVQPSSIDVRLDRFFRVFENHRYPHIDPAVEQLDLTREVEPEGDEAFILHPGEFVLASTYEVITLPDDIASRLEGKSSLGRLGLVTHSTAGFIDPGFSGHVTLELSNLATLPIKLWPGMKIGQLCMFRLSTPAEFPYGSERYGSRYQGQRGPTASRSFMNFHRTQV, encoded by the coding sequence GTGCTTCTCTCAGACAAGGACATCCGGGCCGAGATCGATGCCGGACGGGTGCGCATCGACCCGTACGACGAATCCATGGTGCAGCCCTCGAGCATCGACGTGAGGCTTGACCGCTTCTTCCGGGTGTTCGAGAACCACCGCTACCCCCACATCGACCCCGCCGTCGAGCAGCTGGACCTGACCCGTGAGGTCGAGCCGGAGGGGGACGAGGCGTTCATCCTCCACCCCGGCGAGTTCGTCCTCGCCTCGACCTACGAGGTCATCACCCTTCCGGACGACATCGCGTCGCGCCTCGAGGGGAAGAGTTCCCTGGGGCGGCTCGGGCTGGTCACGCACTCGACCGCCGGGTTCATCGACCCCGGTTTCTCGGGGCACGTGACCCTGGAACTCTCGAACCTCGCCACCCTGCCGATCAAGCTCTGGCCGGGTATGAAGATCGGGCAGCTCTGCATGTTCCGGCTCAGCACGCCCGCCGAGTTCCCGTACGGGAGTGAGCGGTACGGCTCCCGGTACCAGGGCCAGCGGGGGCCGACGGCCTCCCGCTCGTTCATGAACTTCCATCGGACCCAGGTGTGA
- a CDS encoding GNAT family N-acetyltransferase yields MLSLYDSVGWEGYTRDVDRLCRGLANSHLVITARDGSGTLLGLARTISDDEHICYVQDVVVNPAYHRQGVGRSLVDHLMRRTRTAASSSCPRTTSRHPRANATTRSTGAWGSCRTRRRRWRASDCPGTAPTCAMRRPDRI; encoded by the coding sequence ATGCTGAGCCTCTACGACTCGGTCGGATGGGAGGGTTACACCCGCGACGTCGACAGGCTGTGCCGGGGCCTGGCCAACTCCCACCTGGTCATCACGGCACGAGACGGTTCGGGAACACTCCTCGGTCTAGCCCGGACGATCTCCGACGACGAGCACATCTGCTACGTCCAGGATGTCGTGGTCAACCCTGCGTATCACCGTCAGGGCGTAGGCCGGTCCCTGGTCGATCACCTCATGCGGCGTACTCGCACTGCCGCTTCTTCCTCCTGTCCTCGGACCACGAGTCGACACCCGCGGGCAAACGCAACCACGCGTTCTACCGGAGCCTGGGGTTCCTGTCGTACGAGGAGAAGGAGATGGCGGGCTTCGGACTGCCCAGGAACCGCCCCGACCTGCGCAATGCGGCGCCCTGACCGGATCTGA
- a CDS encoding TetR/AcrR family transcriptional regulator — MPKRVDHEERRAQIAEALIRVAGRQGLHAVGMRDVAAEAGVSLRLVQYYFDTKEKLLLYGLQHLTDRFTARVGARLAAVGPDPGPRVTVEALLLASLPTDEESRTFHLLYSSYAILSVTDEALAAQPFIDNPDAAENAMTGLLEQAQGTGLADPDADARTEAISLLAMAATMGTSILVGQRSPESAIAVLRHHLDRIFAAAGTSERRAGST, encoded by the coding sequence ATGCCGAAGCGTGTGGATCACGAGGAGCGGCGCGCCCAGATCGCCGAGGCGCTCATCCGGGTCGCGGGGCGGCAGGGGCTGCATGCCGTCGGCATGCGCGACGTGGCCGCGGAGGCCGGTGTGTCGCTCCGGCTCGTGCAGTACTACTTCGACACCAAGGAGAAGCTTCTCCTCTACGGCCTCCAGCACCTGACCGACCGCTTCACCGCGAGGGTGGGTGCCCGCTTGGCCGCTGTCGGCCCGGACCCGGGCCCGCGCGTCACGGTGGAGGCGCTGCTGCTGGCCTCGCTGCCGACCGACGAGGAAAGCCGCACGTTCCACCTGCTGTACAGCTCCTACGCGATCCTGTCGGTGACCGACGAGGCGCTGGCCGCCCAGCCCTTCATCGACAACCCCGACGCCGCGGAGAACGCCATGACCGGGCTCCTCGAGCAGGCGCAGGGGACCGGCCTGGCCGACCCGGACGCCGACGCGCGCACGGAGGCGATCAGCCTGCTCGCGATGGCGGCGACCATGGGCACCAGCATCCTCGTGGGCCAGCGGAGTCCGGAGTCGGCGATCGCGGTGCTCCGCCACCACCTGGACCGGATCTTCGCGGCTGCCGGGACGTCCGAGAGGAGGGCGGGCTCAACCTGA
- a CDS encoding alpha/beta fold hydrolase → MPENTARVRDVGRYVNDTLRDRYFAAADVLYAMGAPARSETDVETSFGTTHVYRYGPLDPAADSRTPIVLIHGAGYSSAMWYPNTPGLSLDRPVYALDTPGDANRSVHREPMWQPERAAQWMDETLDALGLDRVHLVGSSYGGWLVLNQAHRRPGRLASVTALDPGGLEKVGLRFFAWVFVSLFATFAPKALRPRLAKWLDQPVIAVPEMRKWIQLGARAYRIRRPAPLPLAEDTLRSIRTPLYVIMGKHSLLVHPKRQLERVPRLVPGARAEIITATGHGPQIDHPDVVNARMLSFMEDVDSLDPAAVDA, encoded by the coding sequence GTGCCCGAGAACACCGCCCGCGTACGCGACGTCGGCCGCTACGTCAACGACACCCTGCGCGACCGCTACTTCGCCGCCGCCGATGTCCTCTACGCAATGGGGGCACCCGCCCGCTCCGAGACGGACGTTGAGACGAGCTTCGGCACCACCCACGTCTACCGGTACGGCCCCTTGGACCCCGCCGCCGACTCCCGGACCCCGATCGTCCTGATCCACGGCGCCGGCTACAGCTCGGCGATGTGGTACCCCAACACCCCCGGGCTCAGCCTCGACCGCCCCGTCTACGCCCTCGACACCCCCGGCGACGCCAACCGCAGCGTCCACCGCGAGCCCATGTGGCAACCCGAGCGCGCAGCCCAGTGGATGGACGAGACCCTCGACGCTCTCGGCCTCGACCGGGTCCACCTCGTCGGCTCCTCCTACGGCGGCTGGCTCGTGCTCAACCAAGCCCACCGGCGGCCCGGACGGCTCGCCTCGGTCACCGCCCTCGACCCCGGCGGCCTGGAGAAGGTCGGCCTGCGCTTCTTCGCCTGGGTCTTCGTGAGCCTGTTCGCCACCTTCGCCCCCAAGGCGCTGCGCCCCCGGCTCGCCAAGTGGCTGGACCAGCCGGTCATCGCCGTCCCCGAGATGCGCAAGTGGATCCAGCTCGGTGCACGCGCTTACCGGATCCGCCGCCCCGCACCGCTGCCGCTGGCCGAGGACACGTTGCGATCCATCCGGACCCCGCTCTACGTCATCATGGGCAAGCACAGCCTGCTCGTGCACCCCAAGCGACAGCTGGAACGCGTTCCGCGCCTTGTTCCCGGAGCCCGCGCCGAGATCATCACCGCGACGGGGCACGGCCCGCAAATCGACCACCCCGACGTGGTCAATGCCCGGATGTTGTCCTTCATGGAGGACGTCGACTCCCTCGACCCTGCTGCGGTCGACGCATAG
- a CDS encoding FG-GAP-like repeat-containing protein — MAPPAFADSAPDVTVLPAAPRFSPRATSILNAGETGYLLAQEGDNRLLWIDYATGSASPLAVTLPEMPRYDFENGYWDYRHRLHIEGGGYYGDGSDTVALYSAAPAPHVTLQKGAGAVFADVRLPEGQSYVGTFGDTVLTRTGEADAPTGYHLLRYEAGQVTDTPVTGFPEGAALGGLEDADATSLILRYKDSTGGWGRWVLVDLSDGVAKPLPDRPVPDDPWSVRSFRLGAGTILRDGSDLLDRAAPHTVLRTVNTGSVSYDATIVPVGTAILAVQRQNPGNNEYRGSELWSLPEEGEHLAPPVLRQAYAQVVLAPDGTALVAGAKTAEDRGDIDWAVHRLVPTAGGGVEARRVRTVAPMPARVYGLSLGAGILTTAENSTYYQPGDYYGVYRSTWLSSAGQPQPVRTTVDGLLRTGGGNCVTFISDRCVSLLASGDGFHGQRTAVDQGGYTLLYKNGESGWGPRIDTGGDRVEDLSGRFGVTVTGVTGDSPSVVEFKPPTGGTVLQRTDSALGAVWGSTLWSVAKDSPMITSKTLPSGAAGASFTTPNGCVPRELQAAGRLVYWSCEDSEWGPEVGSGVYDRLTKRTMRVPGRNIRNVLLGDGYLVRQSGEGLQLFDLHAGLPTTGSTVPQRLLVSAADLGPNNKPRLGWTVDRFGGHVAYAGDDERVRIVGTGVPAPTVSVIDSVVGGSTFNLATAAPRWSGTWWTSKPTGAWQLALKESATGTVVRTVSGAEARGRVDAAWDGKNASGKIVRNGVYVWTLTAKPADGVGADLTVTGSVNVTGGAPAQLPAWRDVSGDGKGDLLALTSAGALTVRAGTGTGGLGTGASAAGWPSTSMVVPFGDLSGDRCNDVLVRSSAGVLTRYDGGCGKAFSPGGTRLTIGSGWQTYNMLTAPGDLTGDGRTDLLARTPAGELWMYAADGAGKFKDRVRLGGGWQAYNSLVGTGDLNGDKAGDVLARDAAGVLWRYYGTGKGALGGRVKVGGGWQGYNAIAGVGDITGDGRADLVARDTAGVLWRYNGTGAGTFATRAKIGGGWQMYKTLS, encoded by the coding sequence ATGGCGCCGCCGGCGTTCGCCGACTCGGCCCCGGACGTGACCGTCCTGCCTGCGGCCCCGCGCTTCTCACCGCGTGCCACCTCGATCCTCAACGCGGGTGAGACCGGCTACCTGTTGGCGCAGGAGGGCGACAACCGCCTCCTGTGGATCGACTATGCGACGGGCTCGGCGTCACCTCTCGCCGTCACTCTGCCCGAGATGCCGCGCTACGACTTCGAGAACGGCTACTGGGACTACCGCCACCGGCTGCACATCGAGGGCGGAGGCTACTACGGCGACGGCTCCGACACCGTCGCCCTCTACTCCGCCGCCCCCGCACCCCATGTGACGCTTCAGAAAGGCGCGGGCGCTGTGTTCGCCGACGTACGCCTGCCCGAAGGGCAGTCGTACGTCGGGACGTTCGGCGACACCGTCCTGACCCGTACAGGTGAGGCGGACGCGCCGACCGGCTATCACCTGCTGCGGTACGAGGCCGGCCAGGTGACGGACACACCGGTCACCGGCTTCCCCGAGGGGGCCGCGCTCGGTGGGCTGGAGGACGCCGACGCGACGTCGCTCATCCTCCGGTACAAGGACTCCACCGGAGGGTGGGGGCGCTGGGTCCTCGTAGACCTCTCGGACGGGGTGGCAAAGCCTCTCCCCGACCGTCCGGTGCCCGACGATCCATGGAGCGTCCGTAGTTTCCGGCTTGGCGCAGGGACGATCCTGCGGGACGGGAGCGATCTCCTGGACCGTGCCGCTCCGCACACCGTGCTTCGTACCGTCAACACCGGCTCTGTCTCCTACGACGCGACCATCGTCCCCGTTGGTACAGCCATTTTGGCGGTCCAGCGCCAGAACCCCGGCAACAACGAGTACCGGGGTTCAGAGCTGTGGAGCCTTCCGGAGGAGGGAGAGCACCTGGCCCCGCCCGTGCTGCGACAGGCGTATGCGCAGGTCGTCCTCGCGCCCGACGGCACCGCGCTCGTCGCCGGAGCGAAGACCGCGGAGGACCGGGGCGACATCGACTGGGCCGTGCACCGGCTCGTACCGACCGCTGGCGGCGGGGTGGAGGCGCGTCGCGTCCGGACCGTCGCTCCCATGCCCGCCCGCGTCTACGGCCTCTCCCTGGGTGCCGGCATCCTGACCACGGCCGAGAACAGCACCTACTACCAGCCGGGCGATTACTACGGCGTGTACCGGAGCACCTGGCTGAGTTCCGCCGGGCAGCCGCAGCCGGTCCGTACGACCGTGGACGGGTTGCTGAGGACCGGCGGCGGGAACTGCGTCACGTTCATTTCGGACCGCTGTGTCTCCCTACTGGCGAGCGGCGACGGCTTCCACGGACAGCGGACGGCCGTCGATCAAGGGGGGTACACGCTGCTCTACAAGAACGGCGAGAGCGGCTGGGGACCGCGCATCGACACGGGCGGGGACCGGGTGGAGGACCTCTCCGGCCGGTTCGGCGTGACCGTCACCGGCGTCACCGGCGACTCGCCGTCCGTCGTCGAGTTCAAGCCCCCGACAGGCGGGACCGTCCTCCAGCGGACCGACTCCGCTCTGGGCGCGGTGTGGGGCTCCACCCTGTGGAGCGTGGCCAAAGACAGCCCGATGATCACGTCGAAGACCCTGCCGTCCGGTGCCGCCGGAGCGTCCTTCACCACACCCAACGGGTGCGTGCCGAGGGAACTCCAGGCTGCGGGTCGTTTGGTGTACTGGTCCTGCGAGGACAGCGAGTGGGGTCCCGAGGTGGGGTCGGGTGTCTACGACCGCCTGACCAAGCGGACCATGCGCGTGCCGGGACGCAACATCCGCAACGTCCTGCTCGGCGACGGCTACCTCGTCCGGCAGAGCGGGGAAGGCCTGCAGCTCTTCGACCTGCACGCCGGGCTTCCCACCACTGGCTCCACCGTGCCGCAGCGCCTGTTGGTGAGTGCCGCAGACCTGGGGCCGAACAACAAGCCCCGCCTGGGTTGGACGGTGGACCGTTTCGGCGGCCACGTCGCCTACGCGGGCGACGACGAGCGCGTCCGTATCGTCGGAACCGGGGTCCCCGCCCCGACCGTCAGCGTGATCGACTCCGTCGTCGGCGGCTCCACGTTCAACCTGGCCACCGCCGCCCCGCGCTGGTCGGGCACTTGGTGGACCTCCAAGCCCACCGGTGCGTGGCAGCTGGCACTGAAGGAGTCCGCCACCGGGACCGTGGTCCGTACCGTCTCCGGCGCCGAGGCGCGCGGCCGCGTCGATGCCGCTTGGGACGGCAAGAACGCCTCCGGGAAGATCGTGCGGAACGGTGTGTACGTCTGGACTCTGACCGCCAAGCCCGCCGACGGGGTCGGCGCCGATCTGACGGTGACCGGCTCGGTGAACGTGACCGGTGGCGCTCCGGCGCAGCTTCCCGCGTGGCGGGACGTCAGCGGTGACGGCAAGGGCGACCTGCTCGCGCTCACCTCGGCCGGGGCACTGACCGTGCGGGCCGGTACGGGAACCGGCGGGCTGGGGACGGGGGCCTCGGCTGCCGGATGGCCCTCGACGTCGATGGTCGTGCCGTTCGGGGACCTGTCGGGTGACCGGTGCAACGACGTGCTCGTCCGCAGTTCCGCGGGCGTGCTGACCCGATACGACGGAGGCTGCGGGAAGGCCTTCTCACCAGGTGGGACCCGGCTGACGATCGGTTCGGGCTGGCAGACGTACAACATGCTGACCGCCCCCGGCGATCTGACCGGCGACGGCCGGACGGACCTCCTCGCCCGGACCCCGGCCGGTGAGCTGTGGATGTACGCCGCCGACGGCGCGGGGAAGTTCAAGGACCGCGTGAGGCTGGGCGGCGGCTGGCAGGCCTACAACTCGCTCGTCGGCACCGGTGATCTGAACGGCGACAAGGCCGGTGACGTGCTGGCCCGCGACGCCGCCGGTGTCCTGTGGCGGTACTACGGCACCGGCAAGGGTGCGCTGGGGGGCCGTGTGAAGGTCGGCGGCGGCTGGCAGGGCTACAACGCGATCGCGGGCGTCGGTGACATCACCGGCGACGGCAGGGCGGACCTGGTCGCTCGGGACACCGCTGGAGTGCTGTGGCGCTACAACGGCACCGGCGCGGGCACGTTCGCGACGCGGGCGAAGATCGGTGGCGGCTGGCAGATGTACAAGACGCTGTCCTGA
- a CDS encoding response regulator transcription factor, whose translation MTTPPVGHDRVIRVLLADDQTLVRAAFAMLIESAPDMEVVGQAGNGREAFDLAHSERADVVVMDIRMPGTDGIEATRLIASAEDLAGVKVLVLTTYDTDENVVEALRSGASGFLVKDTRPAELLAAIRTVAGGESLLSPGPTARLIARVLRIPGSAPAPAALDPLSAREREVLTLVARGLNNTEIADALALSPLTAKTHVSRIMGKLGIRDRAQLVIVAYESGLVVPGD comes from the coding sequence GTGACCACGCCACCCGTCGGGCACGACCGCGTGATCCGCGTCCTCCTCGCGGACGACCAGACCCTCGTACGGGCAGCCTTCGCGATGCTCATCGAATCGGCTCCCGACATGGAGGTCGTCGGACAGGCGGGCAACGGGCGCGAAGCCTTCGACCTCGCCCACTCCGAGCGGGCCGACGTGGTCGTCATGGACATCAGGATGCCGGGCACCGACGGCATCGAGGCGACCCGGCTCATCGCCTCCGCCGAAGACCTGGCCGGGGTGAAGGTCCTGGTCCTCACGACGTACGACACCGACGAGAACGTGGTCGAAGCGCTGCGGTCCGGGGCCTCCGGCTTCCTGGTGAAGGACACCAGGCCGGCGGAACTCCTGGCCGCCATCCGTACGGTGGCCGGCGGCGAGTCCCTCCTCTCCCCGGGCCCGACGGCCCGGCTGATCGCCCGGGTCCTGCGCATCCCCGGCTCCGCCCCGGCCCCCGCCGCCCTGGACCCGCTCTCCGCGCGGGAACGGGAAGTCCTCACCCTCGTGGCCCGGGGCCTCAACAACACCGAGATCGCCGACGCGCTGGCCCTGAGTCCCCTCACGGCGAAGACCCATGTGAGCCGGATCATGGGGAAGTTGGGGATACGCGACCGGGCGCAGCTCGTGATCGTGGCGTACGAGTCGGGGCTCGTCGTTCCCGGAGACTGA